One Armatimonadota bacterium DNA window includes the following coding sequences:
- a CDS encoding PEP-CTERM sorting domain-containing protein (PEP-CTERM proteins occur, often in large numbers, in the proteomes of bacteria that also encode an exosortase, a predicted intramembrane cysteine proteinase. The presence of a PEP-CTERM domain at a protein's C-terminus predicts cleavage within the sorting domain, followed by covalent anchoring to some some component of the (usually Gram-negative) cell surface. Many PEP-CTERM proteins exhibit an unusual sequence composition that includes large numbers of potential glycosylation sites. Expression of one such protein has been shown restore the ability of a bacterium to form floc, a type of biofilm.) gives MSKHLRFTIASLVLVVLCAGASLAAGTPLVQYLGFDPATFTYTYEVTQGYDVQLPLGEFEVDAFVGAAWPYTMYDPVENNSFGSWNKSQPWWQEPTYVGYKWLGSVPPGPVLQYYQMPAWVGVFKVSVPNTMPVPGIVITRPADYSTTWTYDLPVPGIPEPSGLLVLLSGIGGAVAFLRRR, from the coding sequence ATGTCCAAGCATCTGAGATTCACGATCGCCTCGCTCGTTCTAGTGGTTCTGTGCGCCGGCGCTTCGTTAGCCGCGGGCACTCCCTTGGTACAGTACCTCGGCTTCGATCCCGCGACGTTCACCTACACCTATGAGGTGACTCAAGGGTACGACGTTCAGCTTCCCCTGGGGGAGTTCGAGGTTGACGCATTCGTGGGAGCGGCTTGGCCCTATACCATGTACGACCCGGTCGAGAACAACTCGTTCGGCTCATGGAACAAGTCCCAGCCGTGGTGGCAGGAGCCGACCTATGTGGGCTACAAGTGGCTCGGTTCCGTGCCTCCCGGCCCGGTGCTTCAGTACTACCAGATGCCGGCCTGGGTGGGGGTCTTCAAGGTAAGCGTTCCGAACACGATGCCGGTCCCGGGCATTGTCATTACCCGACCCGCGGATTACAGCACCACATGGACCTACGATCTGCCGGTTCCCGGAATCCCGGAGCCGTCGGGTCTCCTGGTTCTCTTGTCCGGCATCGGCGGAGCCGTTGCGTTCCTGAGACGACGGTAG
- a CDS encoding TIGR03790 family protein, translating to MRSRAHRIWLSLVAVFVLLCAGACHAGGGPRNVVLVINDASSVSQAVGAYYQARRAIPSINICRIRCSSAEQVTRAECEADIVAPIRAFLASHPDPNRLDYIVLTKGIPLKAVYDYSYFAGAVSVSSLLTCVGEPAITYPPANPFDPYTAPPIVNPWGPTASPAAPEQYFTHSLSLGGRRFYAVTRLDAYSEADIRRMIEDSLAAQPLQGLFLLDGASPAAYPALNDRLRLANGGIIAKGRQTYYTAAEFDSRAREFVGGQQGLMGYFSWGSNETYSFTQAAYVSNRFAPGSIADTYVSFSGRTFSYPPSPGQSLIADLIPLGLSGGNGYVSEPNANLATYPNVLFDRYLKGYNLAESFMAATPELYWKAATIGDPLMAPYATPPVVTFDNPNDGDTINGYLVVHATASDDSGVRKVEFFIDDQLVAECSHEPFEFEWDAGTYSRGLHTLEAVAYEDTAVRTQGSAKIQVRLVELPGDVALIGDLTSVSDGQTVRLASKTVIAGRDAFADCIYVCESDRSSGIKVIGPTVVSTGDLVDVIGETATVAGERCILSSSVARVGSSSVPAPIYLLNRDLGNGGGYLCSGPQAGVSNTGLLVRTCGQVQQLGSGWFEITDRSARLSDGLLRVSTAGISGVQMPTLRSFVSVTGVSALELVSGSVRPVLRVRSPGDVVRDLTFSQLVAPPGTVMPVWNLLSIPRMAVNPAAASVLAGTDLDLGLYSWNNSSQSNVAYDSGDPDSFPPLCPGVGVWFCVKQPYSLTTRVIAGQPDSDFWIGLPAQGYSLIGHPFTAPSKVRDCRITDGREVLTLRDAVTRGWLFQDIPYWRSADSSLASIDVIYDEDAEFEPWHGYWIVTYRPKLALIIPSPAR from the coding sequence GTGCGCAGCCGCGCGCATCGCATATGGTTGTCGCTCGTCGCCGTCTTTGTTCTGCTCTGCGCGGGAGCATGTCACGCCGGTGGCGGTCCGAGAAACGTGGTTCTCGTCATCAACGATGCGAGCAGTGTTTCGCAGGCCGTGGGTGCGTACTACCAGGCCAGGCGAGCGATCCCTTCCATCAACATCTGCCGCATCCGCTGTTCGTCCGCCGAGCAGGTCACCCGGGCCGAGTGCGAGGCCGACATCGTCGCGCCGATCCGCGCTTTCCTCGCGAGCCATCCCGACCCGAACCGGCTGGACTACATCGTCCTCACCAAGGGCATCCCGCTGAAGGCCGTCTACGACTATTCCTACTTCGCAGGCGCCGTGTCCGTCTCCAGCCTCCTGACGTGCGTTGGCGAGCCGGCGATTACCTATCCGCCGGCCAACCCCTTCGACCCGTACACCGCCCCGCCGATTGTCAATCCCTGGGGTCCCACCGCCTCGCCCGCCGCGCCGGAGCAGTACTTCACCCACAGCCTGAGCCTGGGCGGCCGACGATTCTACGCCGTTACGAGACTCGATGCCTACTCTGAGGCCGACATCCGCCGAATGATTGAAGATTCCCTGGCCGCTCAGCCTCTGCAGGGCCTGTTCCTTCTGGACGGGGCCAGCCCGGCGGCATATCCCGCCCTGAACGACCGGCTGAGGCTGGCAAACGGCGGGATCATCGCAAAGGGCCGTCAGACCTACTACACCGCCGCGGAGTTCGACTCGCGTGCCAGGGAGTTCGTGGGCGGGCAGCAGGGGTTGATGGGCTACTTCAGTTGGGGAAGCAACGAGACTTACTCATTCACGCAGGCGGCCTACGTCTCAAACCGGTTTGCGCCTGGCTCGATCGCCGACACCTACGTGTCATTCAGCGGCCGGACATTCAGCTATCCGCCGTCGCCGGGACAGTCGCTGATCGCCGACCTGATCCCTCTGGGTCTCAGCGGCGGCAACGGGTACGTCTCCGAGCCCAACGCAAACCTGGCGACGTATCCCAATGTGCTCTTCGACCGCTACCTGAAGGGCTACAACCTGGCCGAGAGCTTTATGGCCGCCACGCCTGAACTCTACTGGAAGGCGGCTACTATCGGCGACCCGCTCATGGCTCCTTACGCGACCCCGCCGGTCGTGACATTCGACAACCCGAATGACGGCGATACCATCAACGGCTATCTGGTGGTGCATGCGACTGCTTCCGACGACTCCGGTGTTCGGAAGGTGGAGTTCTTCATAGACGACCAGCTTGTCGCCGAGTGCTCTCATGAGCCCTTTGAGTTCGAATGGGACGCCGGGACTTACTCGCGGGGCCTCCACACGCTCGAGGCGGTTGCTTATGAGGATACCGCTGTCCGCACCCAGGGCAGCGCGAAGATTCAGGTCCGGCTAGTCGAGTTGCCAGGTGACGTTGCGCTCATCGGGGATCTGACCTCGGTGTCCGACGGCCAAACCGTTCGACTCGCATCAAAGACCGTCATCGCGGGCCGCGATGCTTTTGCCGACTGCATCTACGTGTGCGAGTCCGATCGGAGTTCAGGCATCAAGGTGATCGGTCCGACCGTCGTATCCACAGGGGATCTCGTGGACGTGATCGGGGAGACAGCAACCGTTGCAGGAGAGCGGTGCATACTTTCGTCTTCTGTCGCGCGTGTGGGTTCTTCGTCCGTTCCTGCTCCCATATACTTGCTCAACCGTGATCTCGGCAATGGCGGCGGTTACCTATGCTCAGGACCTCAAGCCGGCGTTTCGAACACGGGATTACTCGTCCGGACCTGCGGTCAGGTTCAGCAACTGGGCAGCGGCTGGTTCGAGATCACCGACAGGAGCGCGAGATTGTCGGACGGCCTGCTTCGAGTCTCGACGGCCGGGATCTCAGGCGTGCAGATGCCGACGCTTCGGAGCTTCGTGTCGGTCACGGGCGTCAGCGCACTCGAACTTGTTTCCGGATCTGTTCGACCTGTGCTTCGGGTACGCAGTCCGGGCGATGTCGTTCGCGACCTGACATTCAGCCAACTCGTTGCTCCGCCCGGCACGGTCATGCCCGTCTGGAACCTGCTCTCGATACCGCGCATGGCTGTCAACCCCGCTGCCGCATCCGTCCTGGCCGGCACGGACTTGGATCTGGGCCTGTACTCCTGGAATAACTCGTCTCAGAGCAATGTGGCCTACGACTCGGGAGATCCCGATTCATTCCCGCCGCTGTGCCCGGGTGTCGGCGTGTGGTTCTGCGTCAAACAGCCTTACAGTCTCACGACTAGGGTGATCGCCGGCCAACCCGACAGCGACTTCTGGATAGGCCTGCCGGCTCAAGGTTACTCGCTGATCGGACACCCGTTCACCGCGCCGAGCAAGGTGCGGGACTGCCGGATCACCGACGGACGCGAGGTGCTGACGCTCCGCGATGCCGTGACTCGCGGGTGGCTCTTCCAGGACATCCCGTACTGGAGAAGCGCGGATTCCTCTCTGGCTTCCATAGACGTGATATACGATGAAGACGCCGAGTTCGAGCCGTGGCACGGCTACTGGATCGTCACCTATCGCCCGAAGCTTGCCCTGATCATCCCGTCTCCCGCGCGATAG
- a CDS encoding TonB family protein, whose amino-acid sequence MRADRPNWAGMLPSVFVSAAVNLTILAVMVRVLAGPPVPVETRIAVTLEPAAAAETSRVQPPRIISAALPALPVQRPHKSAPVTPSSKTPTHAAVPSAEVPQVTEVLGIAEQTGAAPSTGPLGGGSGVGSAPGIGGTNVSGPGAASASGAGGGGGAGGPAKQDQPRETRNPPPVEKPPIREPRPEQPPTPRGETRRAQAAGQPRPAYPRDARDDGSEGVVTLIAEVATDGRISGTRLEKSSGDKRLDRAAENAVRQWTYKPALKDGVAVKSSVRVRVEFRLD is encoded by the coding sequence ATGCGCGCTGACAGACCAAACTGGGCGGGCATGCTGCCGAGCGTCTTTGTGTCGGCGGCGGTCAACCTGACGATACTGGCAGTCATGGTGCGCGTGCTGGCCGGCCCGCCAGTCCCCGTCGAGACCCGCATAGCCGTCACGCTGGAGCCGGCCGCCGCGGCAGAGACCAGCCGCGTTCAGCCTCCGAGAATCATCTCCGCCGCCCTGCCCGCCCTACCGGTCCAGAGGCCGCACAAGTCCGCGCCTGTCACACCCAGTAGCAAGACCCCGACGCACGCGGCCGTTCCGTCGGCGGAGGTCCCGCAAGTCACAGAGGTGCTGGGGATTGCCGAGCAGACGGGCGCCGCACCCTCGACCGGCCCACTGGGTGGGGGGTCGGGAGTCGGCTCCGCGCCAGGTATTGGTGGCACGAACGTATCGGGGCCGGGCGCTGCTTCGGCATCGGGCGCGGGAGGCGGAGGTGGCGCCGGAGGTCCGGCGAAGCAGGATCAGCCGCGGGAGACTCGAAATCCGCCGCCCGTCGAGAAGCCCCCGATCCGGGAGCCGCGCCCGGAGCAGCCGCCAACGCCCAGAGGCGAGACCAGAAGGGCGCAGGCGGCCGGCCAGCCTCGCCCTGCATATCCCCGCGACGCGAGGGACGACGGGTCCGAGGGAGTCGTGACGCTCATAGCAGAGGTCGCGACCGACGGACGGATATCAGGGACCAGGCTTGAGAAGAGTTCGGGTGACAAGAGGCTGGATCGGGCGGCCGAGAATGCGGTTCGGCAGTGGACGTACAAGCCCGCGTTGAAGGACGGAGTTGCCGTGAAGTCATCTGTGCGGGTGCGCGTCGAGTTCCGGTTGGACTAG
- a CDS encoding biopolymer transporter ExbD: MTCCHRRSGGASPNGSRPRPSGSRRRAEVSLSRSRRTERAPRVEINVVPLVDVALVLLIIFMVTATFIKGAGMSIQLPSSSAARVSPAESRELVVGIDSAGAFLLDGVPVTDSQLATALSEDAESHGVGSRVTIRGDSRAAHGRVVRAMTLAQQAGFSRLVIAARQEGASDAR, from the coding sequence ATCACCTGCTGTCATCGGCGGTCGGGAGGCGCGTCGCCGAATGGGAGTCGGCCGCGGCCGAGTGGCTCGCGGAGGAGGGCTGAAGTGAGCCTGTCCCGCTCGCGCAGAACCGAAAGGGCACCGAGGGTCGAGATCAACGTCGTGCCGCTGGTGGACGTGGCGCTGGTTCTGCTCATCATCTTCATGGTGACGGCGACTTTCATCAAGGGAGCGGGAATGAGCATCCAACTGCCGTCCTCATCGGCGGCAAGGGTCTCCCCGGCGGAATCGCGCGAACTGGTCGTAGGAATAGACTCCGCGGGCGCGTTCCTGCTGGACGGCGTGCCGGTGACGGACTCCCAACTCGCGACCGCCCTGAGTGAGGATGCCGAATCTCACGGTGTCGGAAGTCGCGTCACCATCAGAGGCGACTCCCGGGCGGCGCATGGAAGGGTCGTACGGGCGATGACGCTCGCCCAGCAGGCGGGGTTCTCCAGGCTGGTGATAGCCGCCCGCCAGGAGGGTGCTTCCGATGCGCGCTGA
- a CDS encoding MotA/TolQ/ExbB proton channel family protein produces the protein MPFEHLLRDPVLIVLAIGSLVSWALIADSFVGLIRSARSDKRFSTGDCSALSPLNGLRRLMQSRKGAAREQILTILDAEIAIQRQKLERGLPLLGAIGSTAPYVGLLGTVIGIIQAFQAIQAQNNMSPSVVAGGIATALVATAMGLAVAIPAVAAHHLLSSAVGRRVAEWESAAAEWLAEEG, from the coding sequence ATGCCTTTCGAACATCTTCTGAGAGACCCTGTGCTCATAGTACTGGCGATCGGCTCGCTGGTCTCCTGGGCTCTGATCGCGGACTCGTTTGTCGGCCTGATCAGATCGGCCCGGTCGGACAAGCGTTTCTCAACCGGCGACTGCTCGGCATTGTCGCCTCTGAACGGCTTGAGACGCCTGATGCAGAGCAGAAAGGGCGCCGCCCGGGAACAGATCCTGACGATCCTCGATGCCGAGATCGCGATTCAGCGGCAGAAGCTGGAGCGCGGCCTGCCGCTCCTCGGTGCGATAGGAAGCACCGCGCCCTACGTCGGGCTGCTCGGCACCGTCATCGGCATCATACAAGCATTTCAGGCGATCCAGGCTCAGAACAACATGAGCCCGTCCGTCGTTGCGGGCGGTATCGCCACCGCGCTCGTCGCCACTGCGATGGGCCTGGCGGTCGCCATCCCGGCTGTGGCCGCGCATCACCTGCTGTCATCGGCGGTCGGGAGGCGCGTCGCCGAATGGGAGTCGGCCGCGGCCGAGTGGCTCGCGGAGGAGGGCTGA
- a CDS encoding TonB-dependent receptor: protein MGFRVMKAFRFGAAIALWALAALAAAQTDEADVVIVVTAERTAQPASESIASTTVVTAKQIRDQGARTAADVLRIAPGVAMRQSGQIGAAAVAFVRGTKANQVLVLVDGQRVSSPAFIGGTDLSKFPVSEIARIEIIRGPVSSLYGSEATGGVVNIITKKTSGESGDATFSVGENGRSERSMALRGDEGLLSWQLTASAPCYSGVRPNSDYSATNLTAGIALESLGGWDVRLRGESYRDVLGLPNADPNHTGYFDPDDRQWWDRDNISLTTARDLGDGQVELRAYRMDQQLHNNAPGFDWMGLPVVYDSLITGQTDAVELSYRLSRGPHQWVLGGEYRDDDYEDIETGAAPSEQREGVSNLAFFAQDRWSIGSKAYVVLGARYDNHSQAGAKITPRAGLSYAVAPDARLRLSYAEGFRAPNFVELYYPAGPWGPGYSGNPNLRPEKSRQYEIGLNARRAKDTFDAAVFHTAVTDLIQADSATPYENVGRARQRGVEISWDRRLSGSTNLALAYTYIDASNRTTGERLRGIPHNLLNITLSSVVQSWQIGLTGRWTDDRPDLAFDPLTWASTPVMLPGRSVFDLTMTSRGSDVNPFLVVRNLANVSCQEVAGYPTEGRSFEFGVHSDW, encoded by the coding sequence ATGGGGTTCAGAGTAATGAAGGCATTTCGTTTTGGCGCGGCGATAGCGCTCTGGGCATTGGCGGCGCTTGCGGCGGCCCAGACCGATGAGGCCGACGTGGTCATAGTAGTCACCGCCGAGAGAACCGCCCAGCCGGCGAGCGAGTCCATCGCGTCAACGACCGTGGTCACGGCGAAACAGATCAGAGACCAGGGGGCAAGGACGGCTGCCGACGTACTCAGGATCGCGCCGGGCGTGGCAATGCGCCAAAGCGGCCAGATTGGCGCGGCGGCAGTCGCGTTCGTCCGTGGAACGAAGGCGAACCAGGTGCTGGTCCTGGTGGACGGACAGAGGGTTTCGAGCCCGGCGTTCATCGGGGGAACGGACCTGTCGAAGTTTCCCGTTTCCGAGATCGCCCGCATCGAGATCATACGCGGACCCGTATCAAGCCTCTATGGCTCGGAGGCGACCGGAGGCGTGGTCAACATCATCACGAAGAAGACCTCCGGCGAGTCAGGAGACGCCACGTTTTCCGTGGGGGAGAACGGGCGGTCGGAACGCTCGATGGCCCTGCGCGGCGACGAAGGGCTCCTGTCCTGGCAGTTGACAGCATCGGCCCCATGCTATTCCGGCGTACGGCCGAACAGCGACTACTCGGCGACGAACCTGACGGCCGGGATCGCCCTGGAATCGCTCGGCGGATGGGATGTGCGCCTGAGGGGAGAGAGCTACCGCGACGTTCTGGGCCTGCCGAACGCCGATCCCAATCACACAGGGTACTTCGACCCGGACGACCGGCAGTGGTGGGACCGCGACAACATCAGCCTGACCACCGCGCGGGACTTGGGCGACGGGCAGGTCGAGCTGCGGGCCTACCGGATGGATCAGCAACTCCACAACAACGCGCCGGGGTTCGACTGGATGGGCCTCCCGGTGGTCTACGATTCCCTGATCACCGGTCAGACCGACGCGGTCGAGTTATCATACCGCCTCTCCCGCGGCCCGCATCAATGGGTGCTTGGCGGCGAATACCGGGACGACGACTACGAAGACATCGAGACCGGGGCGGCTCCCAGCGAGCAAAGGGAAGGCGTCTCGAACCTGGCGTTCTTCGCGCAGGACAGGTGGAGCATCGGTTCGAAGGCGTACGTCGTCCTGGGCGCGAGGTACGACAATCACTCGCAGGCGGGCGCGAAGATCACTCCGCGGGCGGGACTGAGCTACGCCGTCGCTCCGGATGCCCGTCTGAGGCTCTCCTACGCGGAGGGGTTCCGCGCGCCGAACTTCGTGGAGTTGTACTACCCGGCAGGCCCCTGGGGGCCCGGATACAGCGGCAACCCGAACCTCAGGCCGGAGAAGAGCCGCCAGTACGAGATCGGCCTGAACGCGCGGAGAGCGAAAGACACATTCGATGCGGCGGTCTTCCACACCGCAGTTACCGACCTGATCCAGGCGGACTCCGCCACGCCCTACGAGAACGTCGGACGCGCGCGCCAGCGGGGAGTCGAGATCTCATGGGACCGCAGGCTGTCCGGCTCGACGAACCTGGCTCTCGCATATACCTACATAGACGCCTCGAACCGGACGACCGGCGAGCGCCTGCGCGGCATTCCGCACAACCTGCTAAACATCACCCTCTCAAGTGTGGTACAATCTTGGCAGATCGGGCTGACCGGACGATGGACGGACGACCGGCCGGATCTTGCGTTCGATCCGCTGACCTGGGCCTCGACGCCGGTGATGCTTCCCGGGCGATCCGTCTTCGATCTGACGATGACGAGCCGCGGCTCGGACGTCAACCCGTTTCTCGTCGTCAGGAACCTTGCCAACGTTTCGTGCCAGGAAGTAGCAGGCTACCCCACTGAGGGACGCAGCTTCGAGTTCGGCGTCCACTCGGACTGGTAG
- a CDS encoding DNA-directed RNA polymerase subunit omega: MVDSSSDAVQSKVYSRYSMVIAVAKRARELREGASPLVECDSRNPIVIAMEEIAAGKVTLRYPTAEELEAAVRERAGEPPVAKPQAPSVSDLLKIEPEDEEESVEGLLIEELEEEDEEETEASDESEDAPEKE; the protein is encoded by the coding sequence ATGGTGGACTCTTCGTCAGATGCGGTTCAGAGCAAGGTGTACAGCAGGTATTCGATGGTCATTGCGGTGGCAAAGCGGGCCAGGGAACTAAGGGAGGGGGCGTCGCCGCTCGTCGAGTGTGATTCGCGCAACCCGATTGTCATCGCCATGGAGGAAATCGCGGCGGGGAAGGTTACCCTGAGGTACCCGACGGCCGAGGAACTCGAGGCTGCCGTTCGGGAGCGGGCCGGTGAGCCTCCGGTCGCAAAGCCGCAGGCGCCGTCCGTGTCAGATCTGCTCAAGATCGAGCCAGAGGACGAGGAGGAGTCGGTCGAGGGTCTGCTCATCGAGGAGTTGGAGGAAGAGGACGAGGAGGAAACGGAGGCATCGGACGAGTCGGAGGATGCTCCCGAAAAGGAGTAG
- the dnaJ gene encoding molecular chaperone DnaJ yields MAVKRDYYDVLGLSRGASADEVKKAYRRLARQHHPDVNPDNCEAENLFKEINEAYEVLSDPEKRGVYDRFGHDGLNTNGRYPGGGFGFETGFGDLGGFGDIFDMFFGGGTRAETRRRSAGEPGSDLRYDIELTLEEVAAGVEKTVRLSRHERCEACEGSGVAGGGDPPLCAHCQGTGHVRHSQQTILGSISSLVTCPVCRGRGFMITDPCRECGGEGRSRKTTDQTIRIPAGIEDGSRVRLRGEGEAGLRGGPSGDLYVIVHVRPHEFFERRGDDLVMEARMNFVQAALGDRIEVPTIGGVSEKLHIPHGTQPGDSFRLDGKGLPNVQNGRRGDQHVVVRVEVPKRLTAEQKKILAEYASASGIEISPDGGKGFIDKLLGK; encoded by the coding sequence ATGGCTGTGAAACGAGATTATTACGACGTGCTCGGGCTCAGCAGGGGCGCTTCCGCGGATGAGGTGAAGAAGGCTTACCGCCGCCTCGCGCGACAGCATCACCCCGACGTCAACCCCGACAACTGCGAGGCGGAGAACCTCTTCAAGGAGATCAACGAGGCCTACGAAGTGTTGAGCGATCCGGAGAAGCGGGGCGTGTACGACCGCTTCGGCCACGACGGGCTGAACACGAACGGCCGCTATCCCGGCGGCGGCTTCGGCTTCGAGACGGGCTTTGGAGACCTCGGCGGTTTCGGTGACATCTTCGATATGTTCTTCGGCGGCGGGACGCGGGCCGAGACTCGCCGCCGGAGCGCGGGTGAGCCCGGCTCGGACCTTCGCTACGACATCGAGCTCACGCTGGAGGAGGTCGCCGCGGGAGTCGAGAAGACCGTGCGCCTGTCGAGGCACGAGCGATGCGAGGCCTGCGAAGGGTCCGGCGTCGCGGGCGGGGGAGATCCCCCGCTCTGCGCTCACTGCCAGGGAACGGGCCACGTGCGGCACAGCCAGCAGACCATCCTCGGCTCGATATCGTCCCTCGTCACCTGCCCGGTGTGCCGCGGGCGCGGCTTCATGATAACCGATCCGTGCCGCGAATGCGGCGGTGAGGGCAGATCGCGAAAGACGACGGATCAGACTATTCGCATTCCTGCCGGCATCGAGGACGGTTCGCGGGTCAGGTTGCGCGGCGAAGGGGAAGCGGGACTGCGGGGCGGCCCATCCGGCGACCTCTATGTCATTGTCCACGTGCGTCCTCACGAGTTTTTCGAGCGGCGGGGCGACGACCTCGTCATGGAGGCCCGCATGAACTTCGTCCAAGCTGCGCTCGGCGACCGCATCGAGGTGCCGACGATCGGCGGCGTCAGCGAAAAGCTCCACATCCCCCACGGCACCCAGCCGGGCGACTCCTTCCGGCTCGACGGCAAGGGTTTGCCGAACGTGCAGAACGGCCGTCGCGGCGATCAGCACGTCGTAGTTCGCGTGGAAGTGCCGAAACGCCTCACCGCCGAGCAGAAGAAGATTCTTGCGGAGTATGCCAGTGCGAGCGGCATCGAGATCAGCCCGGACGGCGGCAAGGGCTTCATAGACAAGCTGCTCGGCAAGTAG
- the prmA gene encoding 50S ribosomal protein L11 methyltransferase, with protein sequence MRWADIEVVTTPQAQDAVSNIMMENGCGGVTVRGESSVVVSCYLPVDHQLEQRLLMIRARVKALPGFGLDVGEGEITVKYAEDEDWAEAWKAFYHATKPGRQIVIRPPWEEYAPQHGEQVIVLEPGMAFGTGLHPTTRLCLIALEKYMKPRYRVVDFGTGSGILAIAAAMLGAGLVIAFDVDETAVRVARENVVANRADDRVEVHQTADLRFVGQSVDLMTANLVAQTIIENASVMAGVFRTGGVLIASGIIEERLVEVEQALRNNGFDIAETPSEGEWRAVIARRRG encoded by the coding sequence ATGCGTTGGGCCGATATTGAAGTAGTGACTACGCCGCAGGCGCAGGACGCGGTGTCGAACATAATGATGGAGAACGGGTGCGGGGGAGTCACCGTCCGGGGCGAGTCCTCCGTCGTCGTTTCGTGTTACCTGCCGGTTGACCACCAGTTGGAACAGCGCCTGCTTATGATCCGCGCCCGAGTGAAGGCGCTCCCTGGTTTCGGCCTCGATGTTGGGGAGGGAGAGATCACCGTCAAATACGCCGAGGACGAGGACTGGGCCGAGGCGTGGAAGGCCTTCTACCACGCTACTAAGCCGGGCCGGCAGATCGTCATCAGGCCGCCGTGGGAGGAGTACGCGCCTCAGCATGGGGAGCAGGTCATCGTTCTCGAACCGGGGATGGCTTTCGGGACGGGCCTGCACCCTACGACGCGCCTCTGCCTCATCGCGCTCGAGAAGTACATGAAGCCGCGCTACCGCGTGGTGGATTTCGGGACGGGGTCGGGGATACTCGCCATCGCGGCGGCGATGCTAGGGGCGGGCCTGGTGATCGCCTTCGACGTGGACGAGACAGCGGTCAGGGTCGCTCGGGAGAACGTCGTCGCCAACAGGGCCGACGACCGCGTGGAAGTCCACCAGACAGCCGACCTCCGCTTCGTCGGCCAGTCCGTTGATCTTATGACGGCCAACCTCGTCGCCCAGACGATAATCGAGAATGCCTCCGTGATGGCGGGGGTCTTCCGAACAGGCGGCGTCCTGATCGCATCCGGGATCATCGAGGAGCGGCTTGTGGAAGTCGAGCAGGCGCTCAGGAACAACGGCTTCGACATCGCCGAGACGCCCTCAGAAGGTGAGTGGCGCGCCGTGATAGCCCGACGGAGGGGGTAG
- the thiE gene encoding thiamine phosphate synthase → MEGRSEPAAPFFAPGGGHVHSANEMRGVYVITDARLRPDRTHVEIALSAVKGGSRVIQLRDKEASDADLIPVAREIRRITEDAGAIFIVNDRIEVALASDADGLHVGQSDIPASEARRRWPDRLLGVSASTLEQAIEAKRDGADHLGVGPVFSTATKRDADPVTGLDLLEEIRRECRLPIVAIGGIGLSNIAEVRRAGADSAAVISAVVCAEDMAGATRALAKAWEAAR, encoded by the coding sequence ATGGAAGGGCGCAGCGAACCTGCTGCGCCCTTTTTCGCACCAGGAGGCGGACACGTGCACTCAGCCAACGAGATGAGAGGCGTATACGTCATTACCGATGCCCGGCTCAGACCAGACCGCACCCACGTCGAGATCGCCCTGTCGGCCGTGAAGGGCGGATCTCGGGTGATCCAGTTGCGGGACAAGGAGGCATCCGACGCAGACCTGATCCCCGTCGCGCGGGAGATCCGCCGGATCACTGAAGACGCAGGAGCGATCTTCATCGTGAACGACCGCATCGAAGTCGCGCTGGCCTCGGATGCGGACGGCCTGCACGTCGGCCAGAGCGACATCCCGGCCTCGGAGGCGAGACGACGCTGGCCGGACCGCCTGCTGGGAGTGTCGGCCTCCACCTTGGAGCAGGCGATCGAGGCGAAGCGCGATGGGGCCGACCACCTGGGCGTCGGGCCGGTCTTCTCCACGGCGACGAAACGGGACGCCGACCCCGTCACGGGCCTCGATCTGCTGGAGGAGATACGGCGCGAGTGCCGGCTGCCTATCGTGGCGATCGGGGGGATCGGCCTGTCAAACATCGCGGAGGTCAGGCGCGCGGGCGCGGATTCGGCGGCGGTCATATCGGCGGTCGTCTGCGCGGAGGACATGGCCGGTGCGACGCGGGCTCTCGCGAAGGCGTGGGAGGCGGCCCGCTGA